One segment of Podarcis muralis chromosome 17, rPodMur119.hap1.1, whole genome shotgun sequence DNA contains the following:
- the LINGO2 gene encoding leucine-rich repeat and immunoglobulin-like domain-containing nogo receptor-interacting protein 2, translating to MLHTAISCWQPFLGLAVLLIFMDSTIGCPARCECSAQNKSVSCHRRRLIAIPEGIPIETKILDLSKNRLKSVNPEEFTAFPLLEEIDLSDNIVANVEPGAFNNLFNLRSLRLKGNRLKLVPLGVFTGLSNLTKLDISENKIVILLDYMFQDLHNLKSLEVGDNDLVYISHRAFSGLLSLEQLTLEKCNLTAVPTEALSHLHNLISLHLRHLNINLLPAYAFKRLFHLKNLEIDYWPMLDMIPINSLYGLNLTSLSITNTNLSTVPYSALKHLVYLTHLNLSYNPISTIESDMLADVVRLQELHIVGAQLRTIEPHAFQGLRFLRVLNVSQNLLETIEENVFHSTKALEILCISNNPLACDCRLLWILQRQPTLQFGGQQPMCAGPDSVKERPFKDFHSTALSFYFTCKKPRIRDKKLQYLVIEEGQTVQLQCSADGDPQPTVAWLTPRRRLVTAKSNGRATVLGDGTLEIRFAQDQDSGIYVCVASNAAGNDTLSATLTVKGFASDRFLYANRTPMYMTDSNDTSSNGTNMNTFSLDLKTILVSTAMGCFTFLGVVLFCFLLLFVWSRGKGKHKTNIDLEYVPRKNNGAVVEGEVPGPRRFNMKMI from the coding sequence ATGCTTCACACAGCCATATCATGCTGGCAGCCATTTCTAGGTCTGGCTGTGTTGCTAATTTTCATGGACTCCACCATAGGCTGCCCGGCCCGCTGTGAGTGCTCAGCACAGAACAAGTCTGTCAGCTGTCACCGGAGGCGCCTGATTGCCATCCCCGAGGGCATCCCCATTGAGACGAAAATCCTGGATCTTAGCAAGAACAGGCTGAAGAGTGTCAACCCGGAGGAGTTCACAGCTTTCCCTCTGCTGGAGGAGATAGATCTCAGCGACAACATCGTTGCCAACGTCGAGCCTGGAGCCTTTAACAATCTGTTTAACTTGCGCTCCTTGCGGCTGAAAGGGAACCGTCTGAAGCTGGTCCCTTTAGGGGTCTTCACCGGCCTGTCAAACTTAACAAAGCTAGATATCAGTGAGAACAAGATTGTCATTCTGCTGGACTACATGTTCCAGGATCTGCACAACCTCAAGTCCCTCGAGGTTGGGGATAACGATCTGGTTTATATCTCTCACAGGGCCTTCAGCGGACTGCTCAGTTTGGAGCAGCTAACTCTGGAAAAATGCAACCTAACAGCTGTACCAACAGAAGCCCTTTCTCACCTTCACAACCTCATCAGCCTACACCTGAGACATCTCAATATTAACCTTCTGCCTGCATATGCCTTCAAGAGATTGTTCCACCTGAAAAATCTAGAAATAGACTATTGGCCTATGCTGGACATGATCCCTATCAACAGCCTGTATGGCTTGAACCTCACCTCCCTCTCCATCACCAATACCAacctgtccactgtcccttatTCTGCCCTGAAGCACCTAGTTTACTTGACCCACCTGAATCTCTCCTACAACCCCATCAGCACCATTGAGTCGGACATGCTTGCCGATGTGGTGCGCCTCCAAGAGCTCCACATAGTTGGGGCCCAGTTGCGTACCATCGAACCCCACGCATTCCAAGGACTCCGGTTCCTCCGGGTGCTTAATGTGTCCCAAAACCTGTTGGAAACCATCGAAGAGAACGTGTTCCACTCCACCAAAGCCCTGGAAATCCTCTGCATAAGCAACAACCCACTGGCTTGCGACTGCCGCTTGCTTTGGATTTTACAAAGGCAGCCCACGCTGCAGTTTGGGGGCCAGCAGCCAATGTGCGCCGGCCCGGACAGCGTCAAAGAGAGGCCCTTCAAAGACTTCCACAGCACCGCCCTTTCTTTCTACTTCACCTGCAAGAAGCCGAGGATACGCGACAAGAAGCTGCAATACCTGGTGATCGAGGAAGGCCAAACGGTGCAGCTACAGTGCAGTGCAGATGGCGACCCTCAGCCCACCGTCGCCTGGCTGACGCCGCGACGGAGACTGGTCACTGCCAAATCGAATGGGAGAGCTACGGTGCTGGGAGATGGCACCCTGGAGATCCGGTTTGCCCAAGATCAAGACAGTGGGATCTATGTTTGTGTGGCCAGCAATGCTGCTGGGAACGACACCTTGTCAGCCACCCTAACCGTCAAAGGGTTTGCCTCGGATCGTTTCCTTTATGCCAACAGGACTCCTATGTACATGACAGATTCCAACGACACCAGTTCCAATGGAACCAATATGAATACATTTTCCCTGGACCTTAAGACAATACTGGTGTCGACAGCCATGGGCTGCTTCACATTCCTCGgggtggttttattttgtttcttactaCTTTTTGTGTGGAGCCGAGGGAAAGGCAAGCATAAAACCAACATTGACCTCGAGTACGTCCCCCGTAAGAACAATGGCGCGGTTGTGGAAGGGGAGGTCCCGGGACCACGCAGGTTCAATATGAAAATGATTTGA